One region of Sulfuriroseicoccus oceanibius genomic DNA includes:
- a CDS encoding phosphopantothenoylcysteine decarboxylase has product MHLLITAGPTHEAIDPVRFISNRSSGKMGFALAEAAIAAGHEVTLIAGPVQLPTPEGVTRIDVTSAADMFDAVERTLNDHPIGCAILCAAVADFTPATTAGQKIKKTGKDKMTIELVPTKDILGSMRDPLGFNGTLVGFAAETTDVLTYASDKLTRKRCDFIVANDVSQPGIGFDSNDNAVTVLGKDGSQWSASGSKRDLATRVIATVAG; this is encoded by the coding sequence ATGCACCTTCTAATCACCGCCGGACCTACCCATGAAGCCATCGACCCCGTGCGCTTCATCAGCAACCGTTCCTCCGGCAAGATGGGGTTTGCGTTAGCGGAAGCTGCAATTGCCGCCGGCCACGAAGTCACGCTGATCGCCGGCCCGGTGCAACTACCCACGCCAGAGGGCGTCACCCGCATCGACGTCACCTCCGCAGCCGACATGTTCGACGCCGTAGAGCGCACCCTGAACGACCACCCCATCGGCTGCGCCATCCTTTGCGCGGCCGTCGCGGATTTCACCCCCGCCACCACCGCCGGTCAGAAGATCAAAAAGACCGGCAAGGACAAAATGACCATCGAACTTGTCCCGACCAAAGACATCCTCGGTTCGATGCGCGACCCGCTCGGCTTCAACGGCACGCTCGTCGGCTTCGCCGCCGAAACCACCGACGTCCTCACCTACGCCAGCGACAAACTCACCCGCAAGCGCTGCGACTTCATCGTCGCCAACGACGTCAGCCAACCCGGCATCGGCTTCGACTCCAACGACAACGCCGTGACGGTACTCGGCAAGGATGGATCACAATGGTCCGCCAGCGGCAGCAAACGCGACCTCGCCACCAGAGTCATCGCAACCGTTGCGGGTTAG
- the coaBC gene encoding bifunctional phosphopantothenoylcysteine decarboxylase/phosphopantothenate--cysteine ligase CoaBC produces the protein MSTIVLGVTGSIAAYKAADLTSKLVKLGHTVHVVMTKDATEFITPLTLQVLSKNPVTTSIHDEKQSWHPGHIQLADNADLLVVAPATANIIAKFANGIADNPLSAIHLATLAPLLIAPAMNGKMWQHPATQANTETLKARGAEFIGPEDGLLACGYEGAGRLQEVDDIVAKIQQMLGEA, from the coding sequence ATGTCCACCATCGTCCTCGGCGTCACCGGATCCATCGCGGCCTACAAAGCTGCCGACCTCACGAGCAAGCTCGTCAAACTCGGCCACACCGTGCACGTGGTGATGACCAAGGACGCCACCGAGTTCATCACACCGCTCACCTTGCAGGTGCTGTCGAAGAACCCGGTAACCACCAGCATCCACGACGAAAAACAGAGCTGGCACCCTGGGCACATCCAGTTGGCGGACAACGCGGATTTGCTGGTCGTGGCGCCCGCCACCGCCAACATCATCGCCAAGTTCGCCAATGGCATCGCTGACAACCCATTGTCCGCCATCCATCTCGCCACGCTGGCTCCGCTGCTCATCGCTCCGGCAATGAATGGCAAAATGTGGCAACACCCAGCCACCCAGGCCAACACCGAGACCCTCAAAGCCCGCGGCGCCGAGTTCATCGGCCCGGAAGACGGCCTCCTCGCCTGCGGCTACGAAGGCGCCGGCCGCCTCCAGGAAGTCGACGACATCGTCGCCAAAATCCAGCAGATGCTAGGAGAAGCCTAG
- the gmk gene encoding guanylate kinase has protein sequence MTESAKTIARTERIGLLCMVSGPTASGKTTVCRKARDHDDCVYSISCTTRAPREGEVDGVDYHFLDKDDFIQRTAQGDFLEWATVHGNYYGTLKSEVVAHLEAGRDVVMDIDIQGAQLIRATEDPFIRNALVDVFILPPSMDEIKNRLFGRGTETDDQMRLRLYNALDEMKHWREYRYAIVSDTPEADFDRFRTILNGERMRACRMRTPAGLVGNIPTDLPQELITAE, from the coding sequence ATGACCGAATCCGCCAAAACGATTGCCCGCACCGAGCGTATCGGCCTGCTCTGCATGGTCTCCGGCCCCACCGCCTCCGGCAAAACCACCGTCTGCCGTAAAGCCCGCGACCACGACGACTGCGTCTACTCGATCTCCTGCACCACCCGCGCCCCACGCGAGGGCGAAGTCGACGGAGTGGACTACCATTTCCTCGACAAAGACGACTTCATCCAGCGCACGGCCCAAGGTGATTTCCTCGAATGGGCCACCGTTCACGGCAACTACTACGGCACGCTGAAAAGCGAAGTCGTCGCTCATCTCGAAGCCGGCCGCGACGTCGTCATGGACATCGACATCCAAGGCGCCCAGCTCATCCGCGCCACCGAGGATCCGTTCATCCGCAACGCCCTGGTCGACGTCTTCATCCTGCCCCCAAGCATGGACGAGATCAAAAACCGCCTCTTCGGCCGCGGCACCGAAACCGACGACCAAATGCGCCTGCGCCTTTACAACGCGCTGGACGAAATGAAACACTGGCGCGAATACCGCTACGCCATCGTTTCAGACACACCAGAGGCCGACTTCGACCGCTTCCGCACCATCCTCAACGGCGAACGCATGCGCGCCTGCAGGATGCGCACCCCGGCCGGCCTCGTCGGCAACATCCCCACCGACCTCCCACAGGAACTCATCACCGCTGAATAG
- a CDS encoding YicC/YloC family endoribonuclease: protein MAATMSMTGFGRGDAHSSDEHSSVRVTVEISSVNRKQLDIVVNLPRDLQNLEPIVRKQLAASASRGRITAKVIIERESGPSQVVTTNPELFAQFRSALAELTDKPVGDVELSDAEIVRLPGVITIEDASVEATDLTEPLTAATAAAISQWNDMRASEGDHLVKDLLQRLDIIRTTVNRIAERSPEVVAHWRKQLHERLQKAGVDLPQDDDRLLAELTLFADRSDISEETTRLDCHFAKFLSLIEADEPCGRPLDFLLQEMHRECNTIGSKANDAEIAQGVVTCKTELEKIREQVQNLE from the coding sequence ATGGCAGCAACGATGAGCATGACCGGATTCGGGCGCGGAGACGCGCATTCCTCGGACGAACATTCCTCCGTCCGCGTGACCGTAGAGATTTCCTCGGTCAACCGCAAACAACTCGACATCGTCGTCAACCTACCGCGCGACCTCCAGAACCTGGAGCCCATCGTGCGCAAACAACTCGCCGCCAGCGCCTCACGCGGGCGCATCACCGCTAAAGTGATCATCGAGCGCGAGTCCGGCCCGTCACAGGTGGTCACCACCAACCCTGAGTTGTTCGCCCAGTTCCGTTCAGCCCTGGCCGAACTAACCGACAAACCAGTCGGCGACGTCGAACTCAGCGACGCTGAAATCGTCCGCTTGCCCGGCGTCATCACCATCGAAGACGCCTCGGTCGAAGCCACCGACCTGACCGAACCACTCACCGCCGCCACCGCCGCTGCCATTTCCCAATGGAACGACATGCGCGCATCGGAAGGCGATCACTTGGTAAAAGACCTGCTCCAGCGCCTCGACATCATCCGCACCACCGTCAACCGCATCGCGGAACGCTCGCCGGAGGTCGTCGCCCACTGGCGCAAACAACTCCACGAGCGCCTGCAGAAAGCCGGCGTCGACCTGCCTCAGGACGACGACCGCCTGCTCGCCGAGCTCACGCTCTTTGCCGACCGCTCGGACATCAGCGAAGAAACCACCCGCCTCGATTGCCACTTCGCCAAGTTCCTCTCGCTCATCGAAGCCGACGAACCATGCGGCCGCCCACTCGACTTCCTACTCCAGGAAATGCACCGCGAGTGCAACACCATCGGCAGCAAAGCCAACGACGCCGAGATCGCCCAGGGCGTCGTCACCTGCAAAACCGAACTCGAGAAAATCCGCGAACAAGTCCAAAACCTCGAGTGA
- a CDS encoding YbcC family protein — protein sequence MTVQTKSPQTAAQATTSKWITAAQTAANRIPPLWPLKHFVAVNPFLNMTGESFAQVAARMAKAVPGGMLINRSFFRGKYVDGQITEASLEQAIAALESTGQLVLDEGDTAPTLHELEAWLYSAEPTSPHIGTFADTIDRIHQSRWAATITEEISRWMGAYLDEGQAIWTQPWQGQSLFSAWLEAASIDRNAELAGLHHFRKFVQALPQDPLAAIEKLADLADTKVEGAEDWFHRELLSVGGWASCLEYRKREGISQDGAIALLAIRLAYDVALLQQFDTPTLRAYWRKQVLVRDAQADRRLLLHLVWQEALELTHADSLLATLKSTTETPAAPTTRASAQLVFCIDVRSEPMRRAIEKHDSTIETMGYAGFFGMPIAKRAFGSQHGTTHCPVIVQPPYEVCEAPADNEQTELEKVHNKRSLGGVFKSFKDSAVSCFSFVEAGGLNYSWPLLRDGFLRKAPNHHSDLAPRTDLQHESCGIPQADQPELAKGLVRALNLDAHSARLVVLCGHGASTKNNPYDSGLQCGACGGHSGDFNAKLAAQIMNDPAVRESLAADGMALPEDTLFLAGRHDTTTDTITLFDPDQIPASHRDDVARLEQSLATACNHAQVARAPQLGITETDPAKVAAALAERTDDWSQVRPEWGLAGNGAFIIAHRDTNKHHDLGGRAFLHHYESENDPQGAVLQAILGGPMVVGSWINLQYYASTANHQVFGSGNKVLHNVNGTHGVQLGNGGDLKSGLPLQSIHDGTNWVHEPVTLKVFVDAPADKVRAALDSQPTAKELVDNHWLRLYAADLEGGWTQL from the coding sequence ATGACCGTTCAAACCAAATCACCACAAACCGCGGCACAAGCCACCACCTCGAAGTGGATCACCGCCGCCCAGACCGCAGCCAACCGCATCCCGCCCCTCTGGCCGCTGAAGCACTTCGTCGCGGTGAACCCATTCCTCAATATGACCGGCGAAAGCTTCGCCCAGGTCGCCGCCAGAATGGCAAAAGCAGTACCCGGCGGAATGCTCATCAACCGCTCGTTCTTCCGCGGAAAATACGTCGATGGACAAATCACCGAAGCCTCACTGGAGCAAGCGATTGCCGCCCTTGAGAGCACCGGCCAGCTCGTCCTCGACGAAGGAGATACCGCACCCACCCTCCACGAACTCGAAGCCTGGCTCTACTCCGCCGAGCCAACCAGCCCGCACATCGGCACGTTCGCCGACACCATCGACCGCATCCACCAGTCCCGCTGGGCCGCCACCATCACCGAGGAAATCTCACGCTGGATGGGCGCCTACCTCGACGAAGGCCAGGCAATCTGGACCCAACCGTGGCAAGGCCAGAGCCTCTTCAGCGCCTGGCTGGAGGCCGCGTCGATCGACCGCAACGCGGAGCTCGCCGGACTCCACCACTTCCGCAAGTTCGTCCAAGCGCTGCCACAAGACCCACTCGCTGCCATTGAAAAGCTCGCCGATCTCGCCGACACCAAGGTCGAAGGAGCCGAGGATTGGTTCCACCGCGAGCTGCTCAGCGTCGGAGGCTGGGCATCCTGCCTCGAATACCGGAAACGCGAAGGCATCAGCCAGGACGGCGCGATCGCCCTGCTCGCCATCCGCCTCGCCTACGACGTCGCCTTGCTCCAACAGTTCGACACCCCAACCCTGCGGGCCTACTGGCGCAAACAAGTCCTGGTCCGCGACGCCCAGGCCGACCGGCGCCTGCTCCTCCACCTTGTGTGGCAGGAAGCTCTCGAACTCACCCACGCGGACTCTCTGCTCGCCACACTGAAGTCCACCACCGAGACCCCGGCCGCACCGACCACCCGCGCCAGCGCCCAGTTGGTCTTCTGCATCGACGTCCGCTCGGAGCCGATGCGGCGCGCCATCGAAAAGCACGACTCGACCATCGAGACGATGGGCTACGCAGGGTTCTTCGGCATGCCAATTGCCAAGCGCGCATTCGGTAGCCAACACGGCACCACCCACTGCCCGGTCATCGTCCAACCTCCCTACGAAGTCTGCGAAGCTCCTGCCGACAACGAGCAAACCGAACTGGAAAAGGTCCACAACAAGCGCTCGCTCGGCGGTGTCTTCAAATCCTTCAAGGACTCGGCCGTCTCATGCTTCAGCTTCGTCGAAGCCGGTGGCTTGAACTACAGCTGGCCACTGCTCCGCGACGGCTTCCTGCGCAAAGCTCCCAACCACCACAGCGACCTCGCGCCGCGCACGGACCTGCAGCACGAATCCTGCGGCATCCCGCAAGCAGACCAACCGGAACTCGCCAAGGGACTCGTGCGCGCACTCAACCTCGACGCCCACAGCGCCCGCCTCGTCGTCCTCTGCGGCCACGGCGCCAGCACGAAAAACAACCCCTATGACTCAGGCCTCCAATGCGGTGCCTGCGGCGGTCACTCGGGCGACTTCAACGCCAAGCTCGCCGCCCAAATCATGAACGACCCCGCGGTGCGCGAATCCCTCGCAGCAGATGGCATGGCCCTACCGGAGGACACGCTCTTCCTCGCCGGTCGCCACGACACCACCACCGATACCATCACGCTCTTTGATCCCGACCAAATCCCGGCCAGCCACCGCGACGACGTCGCCCGGCTCGAGCAATCGCTGGCGACCGCCTGCAACCACGCCCAAGTGGCGCGGGCACCACAACTCGGAATCACCGAGACCGATCCAGCCAAAGTCGCCGCCGCCCTCGCCGAGCGCACCGATGACTGGTCGCAGGTCCGCCCCGAGTGGGGACTCGCCGGCAATGGTGCGTTCATCATCGCCCACCGCGATACCAACAAACACCACGACCTCGGCGGCCGCGCGTTCCTCCACCACTACGAGTCGGAAAATGACCCACAGGGCGCGGTCCTCCAGGCCATCCTCGGCGGTCCCATGGTCGTCGGCTCGTGGATCAACCTCCAGTACTACGCCTCCACCGCCAACCACCAGGTCTTCGGCAGCGGCAACAAAGTCCTGCACAATGTCAACGGCACCCACGGGGTACAGCTCGGCAATGGCGGTGACCTGAAATCCGGCCTCCCCCTCCAGTCCATCCACGACGGCACCAACTGGGTCCACGAACCAGTAACACTCAAAGTCTTCGTGGATGCCCCGGCCGACAAAGTCCGCGCCGCACTGGATTCCCAACCCACCGCCAAGGAACTCGTAGACAACCACTGGCTGCGCCTCTACGCCGCCGATCTCGAAGGCGGCTGGACCCAACTGTAA
- a CDS encoding proton-conducting transporter membrane subunit has product MNVTSPEILAVAGLLPALLFLIASLTPFFRGQGQTVARRASSLALTGALLSAAVTGWVFATGPAALSLHSGLGLSLYLDRLSVTLLTMVSFLALIISRYTINHLAGDPRQATFVRHLVQTVAAVQLLCVSGNLLLFTAAWAATSLSLHRLLIFYPHLEGAQLAARKKFFISRLGGLCLVAALVTLWVQYGTWEIPQLIALHAETPVHAATPILLVLGGLMKSAQLPFHSWLPETMEAPTPVSALMHAGVINAGAFLILRFSPLVVSSEFAMNSLALVGGLTAVFGSIVMITQPSIKRALAWSTIAQMGFLMLQCGLGAFGLALLHLVAHSLYKAHAFLSTGGVVQRAGKRTLKPATPAKATWLLALTSSALVVAGLILANHGSAPLHASEWILVSILWLGLAQLLTTAWSTPLTGLARVGGIALSLGVAAMVWTLHQGVHHLYDTTFPQLPAPQGIFDWALLLLIPSLLFGILLIQSQLQAGTASPALKRLYIHASNGFYLGTIFARLVRPISNPKSHA; this is encoded by the coding sequence ATGAACGTGACCTCACCCGAAATCCTAGCTGTCGCCGGCCTCCTACCGGCTCTTCTCTTCCTCATCGCAAGCCTCACCCCGTTCTTCCGCGGCCAAGGCCAGACCGTCGCCCGCCGGGCCTCATCGCTGGCTCTGACGGGTGCGCTCCTCTCAGCCGCGGTGACTGGCTGGGTCTTCGCCACCGGCCCAGCGGCCCTCTCGCTCCACTCCGGTCTCGGGCTGAGCCTCTACCTCGACCGACTCTCGGTCACGCTGCTCACCATGGTCAGCTTCCTCGCCCTGATCATCAGCCGCTACACCATCAACCACCTCGCTGGTGACCCGCGCCAAGCCACCTTCGTCCGCCACCTGGTGCAAACCGTCGCCGCAGTCCAGCTCCTCTGCGTCTCGGGCAACCTGCTGCTCTTCACCGCCGCCTGGGCCGCCACCAGCCTCTCGCTCCACCGCCTGCTCATCTTCTACCCACATCTCGAAGGAGCTCAGCTCGCGGCGCGCAAGAAGTTCTTCATCAGCCGCCTCGGCGGCCTCTGCCTGGTGGCCGCTCTGGTCACCCTTTGGGTTCAATATGGCACCTGGGAAATCCCGCAGCTGATCGCCCTTCACGCGGAAACCCCGGTCCACGCAGCAACCCCGATCCTGCTGGTCCTCGGAGGCTTGATGAAATCCGCCCAGCTCCCCTTCCACAGCTGGCTCCCTGAAACCATGGAAGCCCCCACTCCGGTGTCCGCTCTGATGCACGCCGGTGTGATCAACGCCGGAGCCTTCCTGATCCTGCGCTTCAGCCCGCTCGTCGTCAGCTCGGAGTTCGCCATGAACAGCCTGGCACTCGTCGGCGGACTGACCGCGGTCTTCGGCTCGATCGTCATGATCACCCAGCCAAGCATCAAGCGCGCCCTCGCCTGGTCGACCATCGCCCAAATGGGCTTCCTGATGCTGCAATGCGGACTCGGCGCCTTCGGCCTGGCACTGCTCCACCTCGTCGCCCACTCGCTCTACAAAGCACACGCCTTCCTCTCGACCGGCGGAGTCGTCCAGCGCGCTGGCAAGCGCACGCTCAAGCCAGCCACACCGGCAAAAGCCACCTGGCTACTGGCTCTGACCTCGTCGGCCCTGGTGGTCGCCGGGCTGATCCTCGCCAACCACGGGTCCGCCCCGCTCCATGCCAGTGAGTGGATCCTCGTCTCCATCCTCTGGCTCGGCCTGGCACAACTGCTCACCACCGCCTGGTCCACCCCGCTCACCGGGCTCGCCCGCGTCGGCGGCATCGCCCTCAGCCTCGGGGTCGCAGCGATGGTCTGGACCCTCCACCAAGGCGTCCACCACCTCTACGACACCACCTTCCCGCAGCTGCCTGCGCCGCAGGGCATCTTCGACTGGGCACTCCTGCTGCTGATCCCATCCCTTCTCTTCGGAATCCTGCTGATCCAATCGCAACTGCAAGCGGGCACCGCCTCACCAGCGCTCAAGCGCCTCTACATCCACGCCTCCAACGGCTTCTACCTCGGCACCATCTTCGCCCGCCTCGTACGCCCGATCAGCAACCCGAAATCCCACGCCTAA
- a CDS encoding LysR family transcriptional regulator has protein sequence MDQLNYHHLRYFYAIAREGNLTRAAEKLRVSQSALSSQLRKLEESLGEALFERENKRLVLTEAGKIALDYAETIFKAGRELQATLEQGTRRKLQVLRIGAVATLSRNFQLAFVEPLIDQPGVEIVIRSGTLGELLKGLQHHTLDVVLANQEVPRDAEHAWHSHLLDEQGVSLVARPDVAGAAFEFPAGLNGVPVVLPTLESQIRQSFELLLAREGVHPQVVAEVDDMAMLRLMARESRAHCLVPRVVVQDELEAGLLVERHRFSEVREGFYAITTERRFPNELVRILIQSMLDERR, from the coding sequence ATGGACCAGCTGAACTATCATCATTTGCGCTACTTCTATGCGATTGCCCGCGAAGGGAACCTGACGCGTGCGGCAGAGAAGTTGCGGGTATCGCAATCGGCGTTGAGTTCGCAGTTGCGAAAGTTGGAGGAGAGTTTGGGCGAGGCGTTGTTTGAGCGGGAGAACAAGCGGCTGGTGCTGACCGAGGCGGGGAAGATTGCGCTCGATTATGCGGAGACGATTTTCAAAGCGGGACGCGAGTTGCAGGCGACGCTTGAGCAAGGGACGCGGCGCAAGCTGCAGGTGCTGCGGATTGGCGCGGTGGCGACGTTGTCGCGCAACTTCCAGTTGGCATTTGTCGAGCCGTTGATTGACCAGCCGGGGGTGGAGATTGTGATCCGCTCTGGGACGCTTGGAGAGTTATTGAAGGGGTTGCAGCACCACACTTTAGACGTGGTTTTGGCCAACCAGGAGGTGCCGCGTGATGCGGAGCACGCGTGGCATTCGCATTTGCTCGACGAGCAGGGGGTGAGCCTGGTGGCTCGGCCGGATGTGGCGGGGGCGGCGTTTGAGTTCCCGGCTGGGTTGAATGGGGTGCCGGTGGTGTTGCCGACTTTGGAGAGTCAGATCCGCCAGAGTTTTGAACTATTGCTGGCGCGGGAAGGGGTGCATCCGCAAGTGGTGGCGGAGGTGGACGATATGGCGATGCTGCGTCTGATGGCGCGGGAATCGCGGGCGCATTGTCTGGTGCCGCGGGTGGTGGTGCAGGACGAACTGGAGGCAGGGCTGCTGGTGGAGCGGCACCGTTTTTCCGAAGTGCGCGAAGGGTTCTACGCGATCACGACCGAGCGCAGGTTCCCCAACGAGTTGGTGCGGATTTTGATCCAGTCGATGCTGGATGAGCGGCGGTGA
- a CDS encoding winged helix-turn-helix domain-containing protein, translating into MTDKINEPPTKEWTFLTNHFHILVVLARQPDMRISDMATEVGITYRAVQRILAELVEDGVLIVQKDGRRNRYTINRERRLRHPLESKHTIGTLLEILA; encoded by the coding sequence ATGACAGATAAGATCAACGAGCCTCCGACCAAGGAATGGACATTCCTCACCAACCACTTCCATATTCTGGTCGTATTGGCTCGCCAACCCGACATGCGGATCTCCGACATGGCGACTGAAGTTGGGATCACCTACCGCGCTGTCCAACGCATCCTCGCAGAACTGGTGGAAGACGGCGTCCTCATCGTGCAAAAGGACGGCCGCCGCAACCGCTACACCATTAACCGCGAACGCCGCTTGCGCCATCCACTGGAGAGCAAGCACACCATCGGCACCCTGCTCGAAATCCTCGCCTAA
- the mnhG gene encoding monovalent cation/H(+) antiporter subunit G yields MTLELIAHCFALIGSLFFLVASVGLYRMPDAFSRIHAATKASSLGVILLASAAAIFFRDWAGTILSILTVLLVFLTAPLACHCISTQLLKKDQ; encoded by the coding sequence ATGACTCTCGAATTGATCGCCCACTGCTTCGCTCTCATCGGCAGCCTCTTCTTCCTCGTCGCCTCGGTCGGCCTCTACCGCATGCCCGATGCCTTCTCGCGCATCCACGCGGCTACCAAAGCCTCGTCCCTCGGCGTGATTCTCCTCGCCTCGGCCGCCGCCATCTTCTTCCGCGATTGGGCAGGCACCATCCTCAGCATCCTCACCGTGCTGCTCGTCTTCCTCACCGCCCCTCTCGCCTGCCACTGCATCAGCACCCAGCTGCTGAAAAAGGACCAATAG
- a CDS encoding monovalent cation/H+ antiporter complex subunit F, with product MLATASVIIALALFISLMRLLFTPAPEDKVIVIDIAGFQLLGLAILLALHDRSSVHLQFAFILALLGFLSTVILSRLIKHQSTKP from the coding sequence ATGCTCGCCACCGCATCCGTCATCATCGCCCTGGCGCTCTTCATCAGTTTGATGAGGCTGCTCTTCACGCCCGCACCAGAAGACAAGGTGATCGTTATCGACATCGCCGGCTTCCAGTTGCTCGGGCTTGCCATCCTGCTCGCGCTCCATGACCGCAGCTCCGTCCACCTCCAGTTCGCCTTCATCCTGGCGCTACTCGGCTTCCTCTCCACGGTCATCCTTTCCCGTTTGATCAAACACCAATCGACCAAGCCATGA
- a CDS encoding Na+/H+ antiporter subunit E — MKQLILFPFFYLKEVIVGTLMVARDVIAPHQKLAPILLHVPIDPLTPKQRLLLASLISMTPGTISIDERDEGRTLIVHSLYGANNPESTIEHLKTHYESFVKKMPI, encoded by the coding sequence ATGAAACAACTCATCCTATTCCCTTTCTTCTACCTGAAAGAGGTCATCGTGGGCACGCTGATGGTCGCGCGGGATGTCATCGCCCCGCACCAAAAACTCGCCCCGATCCTGCTCCACGTCCCTATTGATCCGCTGACACCAAAGCAACGCCTGCTTCTCGCCAGCCTCATCAGCATGACCCCGGGTACCATCTCCATCGACGAACGCGACGAAGGCCGCACGCTCATCGTCCATTCGCTCTATGGCGCCAACAACCCGGAGTCGACCATCGAGCACCTCAAAACCCATTACGAGTCGTTCGTAAAGAAAATGCCAATCTAA
- a CDS encoding proton-conducting transporter membrane subunit: MNPLTSILIALLTPLIGALLALASRTRPKLAVTSAVTASAITLAASISLAWATRSGDVFAIHAGDWQAPFGITLVADTFAAIMLVVCQLVIVASVIFCAKTLDASYHRRFLYPLLMTLSFGTNGAFLTGDLFNLYVWFEVLLLSSFALMALLRGEDGHAAAWRYVVINLIASLLFLAAAGLIYGKTGTLNFAELRVRFSEAESSFLINSSAALLFGAFGIKSALIPLAFWLPAAYPKLPPALSALFAGLLTKVGLYAFFRVFGMVFSDGTAFPHQDVLFVVAVVTMVGGVLGAVGQGEMRRILSFHIISQVGYMALALAIYSPLALAAGIFYIGHHIIVKANLFLATGLVEAHAGSSDLSKTSGVMKTSPVIAVLFAIPALSLAGIPPLSGFFAKFSLLHSALQLSDWIGAAAIALVGLLTVFSMLKIWRAIFWGDAEPREAKPHPLLNLTSAVLGLTTIAIGLAAGPLFEIAQTAANGLIDPQTYLEAVLSTPL, translated from the coding sequence ATGAACCCACTGACCTCCATCCTCATCGCTCTTCTCACGCCGCTTATCGGGGCGTTGCTGGCGCTCGCCAGCCGTACCCGACCAAAGCTCGCCGTGACCAGTGCGGTCACCGCCTCGGCCATCACACTCGCCGCATCGATCTCGCTGGCGTGGGCCACCCGCAGCGGTGACGTTTTCGCCATCCACGCCGGTGATTGGCAGGCGCCATTCGGCATCACCCTGGTAGCCGATACCTTCGCCGCCATCATGCTGGTCGTGTGCCAGTTGGTCATCGTGGCTTCGGTAATCTTCTGCGCCAAAACCCTCGACGCCAGCTACCACCGCCGCTTCCTCTACCCATTGCTGATGACGCTGTCCTTCGGCACCAATGGAGCATTCCTCACCGGCGACCTCTTCAACCTCTACGTTTGGTTCGAAGTGCTGCTGCTCTCGTCCTTCGCCCTGATGGCTCTGCTCCGTGGCGAAGACGGCCACGCCGCCGCCTGGCGCTATGTCGTGATCAACTTGATCGCCTCGTTGCTCTTCCTCGCCGCCGCCGGCCTCATCTACGGCAAAACCGGCACCCTCAACTTCGCCGAACTCCGGGTCCGCTTCTCCGAGGCAGAATCCTCGTTCCTCATCAACAGCTCGGCCGCGCTGCTCTTCGGGGCATTCGGCATCAAGTCCGCACTCATCCCTCTCGCCTTCTGGCTTCCCGCCGCCTACCCCAAACTCCCGCCCGCATTGTCCGCGCTCTTTGCCGGCTTGCTCACCAAGGTCGGACTCTACGCCTTCTTCCGCGTCTTCGGCATGGTCTTCTCGGACGGCACCGCATTTCCTCACCAGGACGTGCTCTTCGTCGTCGCCGTTGTCACCATGGTCGGTGGCGTGCTCGGCGCGGTCGGCCAGGGAGAAATGCGCCGCATCCTCTCGTTTCACATCATCAGCCAGGTCGGCTACATGGCGCTCGCGCTGGCAATTTACAGCCCGCTCGCTCTCGCCGCCGGCATCTTCTACATCGGCCACCACATCATCGTGAAAGCCAACCTCTTCCTCGCCACCGGCTTGGTCGAGGCGCACGCCGGCAGCTCGGATCTTTCCAAAACATCCGGCGTGATGAAGACCTCCCCGGTGATCGCCGTCCTTTTCGCAATCCCGGCCCTGTCGCTCGCCGGCATCCCACCTCTCTCCGGATTCTTCGCCAAGTTCAGCCTGCTCCACTCGGCACTGCAACTCAGCGACTGGATCGGTGCCGCAGCCATCGCCCTGGTCGGCCTGCTCACCGTCTTCTCGATGCTCAAAATCTGGCGCGCCATCTTCTGGGGCGATGCCGAACCACGTGAAGCAAAACCCCACCCACTGCTCAACCTGACCTCCGCCGTGCTGGGTCTCACCACCATCGCCATCGGTCTCGCTGCCGGTCCGCTCTTCGAAATTGCCCAAACCGCTGCCAACGGCCTCATCGATCCGCAAACCTACCTCGAGGCAGTCCTCTCCACCCCACTATGA